In Parerythrobacter aestuarii, the sequence GATGGCCTCACTGCGGCCCAGGTTTCCGGACAGGCAGCGCAGCAAAACCATCCGATCGAACGCATTGTCCAGGCTACGATCGGAGGGGAACGCCGCGCACTTAGAGTATCGGACTTGCCCTTGGGCGAGGAGGGTATCGCCGGCTATGCGGTCGATATCCAGGAGATGGAGGAACAGGCACGTGAGCACCGTGCCTATACAGAAGCCCAGCGTGGAATGATGGATCGCCTTTCGGTCGGGGTGGCGCAGTTCAATGCCGAGCGCAAACTCACCTTCGCGAACCAGCCGTTCCGACGCATATTCGGCATGCGGCTCGGTATTGGCGGCGATGGTCTCACGCTTGACCGCTTGCTGACCGAGGCTCGTGACGCAGGCAAGACACCGGAGGTCCGCGATTTCCCGGCCTGGCGGGCAGATCATTTGGAATGGTTTGGCGCGGGCGAAGCGCAAGAAGAGGCCTGGACGCTATCTGACGGTACGCATTTGCGCATAGTCGCCCAGCCGATGCCTGATGGCGGCTTGGCGGTCATCGCCGAGGACCGGACAGAGCAGCTGGCACTCTCGGCCACACGTGACACGTTACTGCGCACCCGAACCGCCACGCTCGACAGTCTCTTCGAAGCGCTGGCCGTATTCGCTCCAGACGGACATCTGCAGCTGTGGAATCGCAGTTTTGCCGGGACGTGGGGCGTGGAGCAGGAAACACTCGACGCGCACCCGCTGGTTGACGACCTGCTGGAAGAAATCGCCGGTAACCTCACACGTCCGAAACGGGTCAAGGTTATCGGAGAAGTGATCCGCTCAGCCACACTCGATCGCAAGGAACAGGCCGGGCGTGTGTCGCTTGCCGATGGGCGGACGCTGGAGTTCGCGGGGATCCCGCTGCCGGATGGCAATGGCCTGCTGACGACGCTGGACGTGACGGCCAACGAACAAGCCGAAACGGCGCTGCGCGAGCGCAACCAGGCGCTCGAGCAGGCTGATGAAGTCAAGACCCGCTTCCTAGCCAACATGTCCTACGAATTTCGCACTCCACTGACTTCGATTGGGGGGTTCGCAGAGCTCCTGCAGGAAGGCGTGGCAGGTGAATTGTCGGCCCAGGGCAAGGAATATGCTGCCGCCATACTCGAATCGGTCGCCCGGCTGACTGACCAGGTCGAGAATGTACTCGACCTTTCACAGAGCGAAGCGGGGTTGATGCCGATCCAGAAGGAGAAGCTGGAACTGCAGTCTTTTGTCACCCGTGTCGTGCGCGAGCGTGAACAGGAGATCGAAGCCAAGGGACTGACACTGGACCTTCGCGGCGGTGCCAACCTGAAGTTCGAAGTCGATCGGCGGCAGATGG encodes:
- a CDS encoding PAS domain-containing sensor histidine kinase, which produces MEFTPTLLAMLGLLLAAWTAGAAWLMIAAGAKAKGAETSRKAARRMARMLDEAPAIPLLVRADGRIEGSERLAHWLGFERLPQFISELADGEDRGLTKAQLAELSEKVRRAQKTAAPFRMNLTVPGSQRSLALRGQLADPQVSPGGAALVWVFDFSESATELGRMREESARAKGDFAALVGLIEAAPMPMWFRGPDTKLRLVNSAYVTAVGAKNADTVVTEQVELIEPVDGLTAAQVSGQAAQQNHPIERIVQATIGGERRALRVSDLPLGEEGIAGYAVDIQEMEEQAREHRAYTEAQRGMMDRLSVGVAQFNAERKLTFANQPFRRIFGMRLGIGGDGLTLDRLLTEARDAGKTPEVRDFPAWRADHLEWFGAGEAQEEAWTLSDGTHLRIVAQPMPDGGLAVIAEDRTEQLALSATRDTLLRTRTATLDSLFEALAVFAPDGHLQLWNRSFAGTWGVEQETLDAHPLVDDLLEEIAGNLTRPKRVKVIGEVIRSATLDRKEQAGRVSLADGRTLEFAGIPLPDGNGLLTTLDVTANEQAETALRERNQALEQADEVKTRFLANMSYEFRTPLTSIGGFAELLQEGVAGELSAQGKEYAAAILESVARLTDQVENVLDLSQSEAGLMPIQKEKLELQSFVTRVVREREQEIEAKGLTLDLRGGANLKFEVDRRQMARAIGHLLDNAIVATDHGGKILVDLSKKPEGTRIVISDNGCGMSPDELRRAMEGLRLKPDGSGMERRQGLGIPLARQLVEAHGGELTIQSRKKLGTSAMILLP